ACGGCATGGTGCGTTCGGTCACCACGATCTGGCCGCGGGTCGGTCCCATCGGCGCGTAGAGGCCGACCATCGGCGCCAGCGCCTGGTTTGCATTGCCCGCGGCAAGCACGATCTTGGCGGCACGCAGCTCGCCCTTCGGCGTGGCCAAGCGGAATTCGCCGCCGCTCTTGCTGATCGCCGAGACCGGACGCTCCGGGAAATAGTCGATACCGAATGCCCTGAAGCCGGTGTGGAAGGCGCGGAACGTGCGCAGCGAATTGACGTGGCCGTCGAGCGGGCAATAGCTGCCGCCGGAAACCTCCGGCCCGATCAGCGGCAGCGCCTTCTTGATCTCGGAGGGCCGCAACATCTCCATCTTGTAGTCGGCCGCGCCAACCTGGTTGTGCATGCGCTTGACGAGCTCGGTGCGCTGACCGAATTCGTCCTCGCCGAGCGTGAGGTGAAAGCCGCCATTCTGCTGAAGGGCAACATCGAGCCCCGTCTGCTGCTTCAGCTCGGACGCAAGCCGGCCCCACGCTTGCGAGGCCTGCACGGTCCAAACCGTATAGGCGGGCATACCGAGCCCCTTGCTCTGCACCCAGACCAGCGCAAAGTTCGCGCGCGAGGCGCGCTTGGTGATGTCGCCTTCGTCGAGCACGGCCACGCTCTTGCCGAGCCGGCCGAGGCCCCAGGCAATGGCGGAACCGAGCAAACCGCCGCCGACCACGGCGACGTCGTAATCCCTGGACATGGGTTCTCCTATCGTCCGGTATCGCCACCCTTGCCGGCGAGCACGCGGTCGAGCCCGTAGAAGCGGTCGAGCAGAATGAGGGCGGTCATGGTGATCGCGATCACGCAGGCCGAGACCGACGTCACCAGCGGATCGATGTTGTCCTGGATGTAAAGGAACATGCGCACCGGCAACGTCTCGGTGCCGGGCGCCGCGAGGAAGACGGTCATGGTGAGATCGTCGAAGGACTGGATGAAGGCGAGCGCCCAGCCGCTGATGACGCCGGGCAGGATCAGCGGCAAGGTCACGCGGCGGAACAGCGTCCAGCCATCGGCGCCAAGCGAGACCGCGGCCATCTCGACCGAGAGGTCCATGCCGGTCGCCGCCGCAAGCGTCAGCCGCAGCGCGAACGGAAACACGATGATGACATGCGCGATGATCAGCGCGGCAAAGCTGCCGCCGAGCCCAGCCGAGGTGAAGAAGCGCAGGAAGGCGATGCCGAGCACGACATGCGGGATCATCAGCGGCGACAGGAACAGCGCCGCCAGCGCATCACGGCCGCGGAAGCGATAGCGCGCGATCGCCAGCGCCGCCGGCACCGCGAACAGCAGCGCGATCAGAGAGGACAGCGCGCCGAGCCCGAGGCTGACCCAGAAGGCGTGGATGAATTCGGGATAGTTCGCGATGGTCCTGAACCAGCGCAGCGAGAAGCCGTTGGTCGGCAGCGAGAGAAAACCCTCGGGCGTGAA
This is a stretch of genomic DNA from Bradyrhizobium sp. CB2312. It encodes these proteins:
- a CDS encoding FAD-dependent oxidoreductase, with protein sequence MSRDYDVAVVGGGLLGSAIAWGLGRLGKSVAVLDEGDITKRASRANFALVWVQSKGLGMPAYTVWTVQASQAWGRLASELKQQTGLDVALQQNGGFHLTLGEDEFGQRTELVKRMHNQVGAADYKMEMLRPSEIKKALPLIGPEVSGGSYCPLDGHVNSLRTFRAFHTGFRAFGIDYFPERPVSAISKSGGEFRLATPKGELRAAKIVLAAGNANQALAPMVGLYAPMGPTRGQIVVTERTMPFLPHPLTTIRQTDEGTVMIGDSKEDELDERTMKPSISGVMADRAQRMFPHLSRLNVVRSWAGIRVMPQDGFPIYDQSETHPGAFVACCHSGVTLASNHAFEIARMVAQGALEPELVGAFSASRFGGAGAANDSGY
- a CDS encoding ABC transporter permease, which gives rise to MRRNGPLALIFHTIFVIVMVAPILVVCLVAFTPEGFLSLPTNGFSLRWFRTIANYPEFIHAFWVSLGLGALSSLIALLFAVPAALAIARYRFRGRDALAALFLSPLMIPHVVLGIAFLRFFTSAGLGGSFAALIIAHVIIVFPFALRLTLAAATGMDLSVEMAAVSLGADGWTLFRRVTLPLILPGVISGWALAFIQSFDDLTMTVFLAAPGTETLPVRMFLYIQDNIDPLVTSVSACVIAITMTALILLDRFYGLDRVLAGKGGDTGR